The following coding sequences are from one Buchnera aphidicola (Cinara confinis) window:
- the ilvD gene encoding dihydroxy-acid dehydratase — protein sequence MPIYRSAKTINGRNMAGARALWRATGVKEKDFGKPIIAVVNSFTEFVPGHIHLRELGRLVSLQIKKFGGIAKEFNTIAIDDGIAMGHSGMLYSLPSRELIADSIEYMIQAHCVDAMVCISNCDKITPGMLLAALRLNIPTVFVSGGPMESGKVKVKNEIFTVDLVDAITHSADKNTSDQILHDIEESACPTCGSCSGMFTANSMNCLTEVLGLSLPGNGTILATHSDRKKLFLKAGEIIVKNTKNYYEKDDFRLLPCNLVNQISLKNAMTLDIAIGGSTNTVLHLLAMANEAKIDFTMKDIDSLSRTTPNLCKLSPSTKLYHMEDLHRAGGVMAILSELNNKKMIDTSVLNILGMTLSKTLKKYDILKTKDDKIKSMFLAGPCGKKTILPFSQSFRWSTLDTDRQFGCIRSYEFAYSYDGGLAVLYGNIAQDGCIIKTAGIYKKDLVFLGKACVYESEDDAVKAILTDQIKPGTVIVIRYEGPCGGPGMQEMLYPTTYLKSKGLDKSCALITDGRFSGGTSGISIGHISPEAANKGLLALVKNGDSIFIDIQNRCINLNVSQNILKKRKIKQESRGLNAYTPKNRIRFISDSLKIYSKLATSADQGAVRDLKKLYRHN from the coding sequence ATGCCTATCTATCGTTCTGCAAAAACTATTAACGGAAGGAACATGGCAGGCGCTCGAGCTTTATGGCGAGCAACCGGAGTAAAAGAAAAAGATTTTGGAAAACCTATTATTGCTGTTGTTAATTCTTTTACGGAATTTGTACCGGGTCATATTCATTTACGTGAATTAGGTAGATTAGTATCGCTTCAAATTAAAAAATTTGGTGGAATCGCAAAAGAATTTAATACTATAGCAATAGACGATGGAATAGCAATGGGGCATTCGGGAATGTTGTATTCATTACCTTCTCGAGAGTTAATTGCTGATTCTATTGAATATATGATACAAGCTCATTGTGTTGATGCTATGGTTTGTATTTCAAATTGTGATAAAATTACCCCTGGTATGTTACTTGCTGCTTTAAGATTAAATATTCCTACTGTTTTTGTTTCTGGCGGTCCCATGGAATCTGGAAAAGTAAAAGTAAAAAATGAAATTTTTACTGTAGATTTAGTTGATGCTATTACACATAGCGCTGATAAAAATACATCTGATCAGATTTTGCATGATATTGAAGAATCAGCATGTCCAACTTGTGGTTCATGTTCCGGGATGTTTACTGCAAATTCTATGAATTGTTTAACTGAAGTTCTTGGTTTATCTTTACCGGGTAATGGCACAATTTTAGCTACTCATAGCGATCGTAAAAAACTTTTTCTGAAGGCTGGGGAGATTATAGTTAAAAATACTAAGAATTACTATGAAAAAGATGATTTTCGGTTATTGCCGTGTAATTTAGTAAACCAGATTTCATTAAAAAATGCTATGACACTGGACATTGCAATAGGTGGTTCTACTAATACAGTTTTACATCTTTTAGCGATGGCTAATGAAGCTAAAATTGATTTTACTATGAAAGATATTGATAGTTTATCACGCACTACTCCAAATTTATGCAAATTATCTCCTAGTACTAAATTATATCATATGGAAGACTTGCATCGAGCTGGTGGTGTAATGGCTATTTTATCTGAATTAAATAATAAAAAAATGATTGACACCTCGGTCTTAAATATTTTAGGTATGACATTGTCTAAAACTTTAAAAAAATATGATATTTTAAAAACAAAAGATGATAAGATAAAATCTATGTTTTTAGCAGGACCTTGTGGAAAAAAGACAATTCTTCCTTTTTCTCAATCATTTAGATGGTCTACCTTAGATACAGATCGTCAGTTTGGTTGTATACGTTCTTACGAATTTGCATATAGTTATGATGGTGGATTAGCAGTTTTATATGGGAATATCGCTCAAGATGGTTGTATAATAAAGACCGCGGGAATTTATAAAAAAGATTTAGTCTTTTTAGGAAAAGCGTGCGTTTATGAAAGTGAAGATGATGCTGTTAAAGCTATTTTAACTGATCAAATTAAACCTGGTACTGTAATAGTGATTAGATATGAAGGTCCTTGCGGAGGTCCTGGAATGCAAGAAATGTTATATCCTACTACCTATTTAAAATCAAAAGGTTTAGATAAATCATGCGCTTTAATAACCGATGGCCGTTTTTCAGGAGGTACTTCTGGAATTTCTATTGGACATATTTCGCCTGAAGCAGCTAATAAAGGTTTATTAGCGTTAGTTAAGAATGGTGATTCAATTTTTATTGATATTCAAAACCGTTGCATTAATTTAAATGTTTCTCAAAATATTTTAAAAAAAAGAAAAATAAAACAAGAAAGTCGTGGCTTAAATGCGTATACTCCAAAAAATCGTATTCGTTTTATTTCTGATTCTTTAAAGATTTATAGTAAATTAGCTACTAGCGCAGATCAAGGTGCGGTTCGTGATTTAAAAAAATTATATCGTCATAATTAA